The window ATGGCTTTTAATATTCGGAACTGGGCTAGGTTCAGCCATAAGGTTTGGCAATACTCCTGGCGGATACCAAGCTTTTATTTTTCCAGGGATTATTTGCCAAACAATTTTGTTTACCTCTGTTTTTTCCGGACTTAGTGTGATTCAAGACCGGCAATTCGGATTTTTGAAAGAGATACTAGTAGCTCCCATATCTCGTCCAGCTATTGTCTTAGGGAAAGCAATTGGAATAAGTACTACAGCCCTAGTTCAAGGAGTAGTTCTACTTCTGCTATCCTTTGTGGTTAATGTTAAGATGGATATTACAATTCTCCTGGCATCAACAGTAGTAATTATAATCATTTCCTTGGGACTGTCCGGCATGGGCCTTTTGATAGCATCCTTCACTGACAGTATGGAAGGGTTTAACCTCATAATGAGTTTTATAGTAATGCCTATTTTTCTTTTAAGTGGTGCTCTATTCCCAGTTACAGGATTACCTGCATGGTTACAAGCTGCTGTTTACCTTGATCCTTTAACCTATGGGGTTGATGCTTTAAGGGCAATTATCCTTCATTCATCAGTTCTACCTTTATATTTAGATTTGGCAGTGATCACCAGTTTTGCTGTTACAATGGTTTTGATCTCAGCATTTATATTTAGCAAGAAGGAACAGAGTTTGATGTAAATTTTTTAAGATTTTTTTTTAACGAATCTAAAAATTAGAGTAAATTTCCGATAAATTAAGTAACGAAGGATTTTTTTTAGATTGGTTTTTTATTTTTTTCCGGATGAATTGTATGTACTATTCGAAATTGAAGTTTTATTTCGTTAAGTATATAAGCTTTCAAAACAAATATTGTTCATCATAGGGAGATTTGTTAACGTGCAAAAACTTTATAAAGTACACGACTTTCTGGACGACGAAAGTGTGGATAAGTTCATGAAAGAACTTATCGAAGAAAATTATGGATATTTACGTGCTAAATACCGACAAATATTGAACATAGCTAGCAAAGCCAGAAACAAGTTTTAATGATTATTGGATAACATTCAATAGCTCATAATAATATTCTTTAACATATCACACTAATTTTAATATACATTTCCGTGTCCTAATTGATTAAGAACATCTTAAACCATGTTTAAAATGAAAATCAAGTTCTTGATGTTCTAATAATTAGAATTACTAATTGAAATCTTTTATATACTCATTTTTAGATTAAATCAATATATTTTTTCAAAAAAATATCCAGTCAATATTTGTGCACATCTATCCAATATGAATCCATTTGGATGGCACTGGAATATATTTATGAACTGCAAGAACATAACATTAGATAAGAGCATCATAACTTTAAATGGACTCATTTTTGAATCATTAGAGGGGTATTTTAATGGTGAAAATGGTTAAATCTGCAGTCAAATGCTACAAAAAAAAGACCAAAAAAAGTGTGGCTGGTAAAAAGAAGACCTACGAGTACAACCAGTATCTTGTTCCCCTGAAACGGTCTGATAATCTGGACTGCAGTATGGAAGTTTTCATCATACCTCAAAGTGATTTTAAACAGTATCTCGATGAAAATGGTGAGTTTAAGGATATTAATGTCCAAAAAAATGACTATAAGATGCACATAGATCATTACAAAAGGGAACTTGCTGATTTGGAGTGGAAACATAGTCAACTTTCCAGATCATACAAAGATCTACTGAATAAACATAACAAAACTCGTAGGAAACAGCAGGAACTCCACGAAAAGATCAAAATTCTGCAAAACGATAAAATTAAACTTATAAATGCATTGAAAATCGAAAAAAATGTTAATAGGGTTCCTGAAATAGTTAAACAAGAGGTTTTAGACGAAAAATTAGTTTCTGGTAATGAAATGTCATCAGAATTGGATATATTAAAAAAAGCAACCACAGCAAAAGAAAAATCAGTTAAAACTGATATGATAGAAGATATCAAAGACAAAGAAGATAAGGATATATGGACTGTTATTAAAAGTCGATTATCCAAGAAGGAGGAAAAAGAAAAATAATGTATTACTTATTTTCTGCTCTCACATCAAACATATTTTTTTAAAGATTCATTTTTAATATAGACAACTCAGAGAAAGTTCAATACAAAAAATACCAATAAAAAAATTTTTTAAGGTTTCATCATGCCCAAAAC is drawn from Methanobacterium sp. and contains these coding sequences:
- a CDS encoding ABC transporter permease produces the protein MAEIEGIYTIWLRENKRFLRYRSRILTSVVTPLLWLLIFGTGLGSAIRFGNTPGGYQAFIFPGIICQTILFTSVFSGLSVIQDRQFGFLKEILVAPISRPAIVLGKAIGISTTALVQGVVLLLLSFVVNVKMDITILLASTVVIIIISLGLSGMGLLIASFTDSMEGFNLIMSFIVMPIFLLSGALFPVTGLPAWLQAAVYLDPLTYGVDALRAIILHSSVLPLYLDLAVITSFAVTMVLISAFIFSKKEQSLM